The Paenibacillus beijingensis nucleotide sequence CCTCAAATCATCGCCATCTTTTTGTTTTTTCACATTGACTATCCGACCGGACTGCAGGCTGTCGCTTTCGTGGTGAGCGTCCTGCTCGCTTTTCTGCTGTCCTTCCTGATCAATTTTATCGTCAACATGACCGCGATCCTGTTTACCGAAATATGGGGGATCGAAGTGTTCAAATCCGTCGTCACCGACATTTGCTCCGGCGCGATGGTCCCGCTCTGGTTTTTCCCGGCCGCAGTCGGCCGCGTCTTGGAGTGGCTCCCGTTTCAGGGGATTTTCAACATTCCGCTTTCCTTGTTCATCGGGAAAATAGCAGGCTCCGCCATCTGGGAGCAGATTGCCTTTCAAGCCGGCTGGTGCCTGATCTTGCTGCTGTTCAGCCGGCTGCTTCTCGCCTGGATCGAGCGCAGGCTGGTCATCTCGGGCGGTTAAACCTTTGTAAAGGCGGGGTCTTTGTTGATCGGCAAATATATCAAGTTGTATGTTGAAATTCAGTCGGCCAATTTGCGCTCGCGCATGGCGTATCCGTTAAATTTCGTCATCGGCGTGCTGAGTATTACGTTTCTCGGGTTGTCTTTCATCCTGGTTTCCTGGGTCATCACGCAAAAGGTTCCGATCATCAACGGCTGGGGTACCTACGAGCTTATCTTCATGACCTCTCTCTGGAGGACGACGCACGGCATCTTCGTCGCATTGTTCGTCCAAGTCTGGTGGCTGGACTCGCTGATCCGGGGTGGCGAATTCGACCGCTACCTCGTCAGGCCGCTCAACCCGATGTTCTCCTTCGCCACGCACAGTATCCAAATTTACGGCTTCGGCGATATGCTGGCGGGCATCATCGGACTTGCCATTTCGATGGGACACATTCCCGGCTGGACGCTCGGAAAAATCGCGTATTTGCTCGTCCTCGTGATTAGCGGCGCGGCGATCGAATGGTCGCTGCAGATGCTGATCGGCTGCATCGTGTTCTGGACGCTGCAGGGCGGGGCCATGCGCCATATTCTGGATCTGCTGCTGGCGCAGTTTACCCGCTTCCCGCTGTCCGTCTATAACGGCGGCTTGCAGGTTCTGCTGACGTTCATTTTACCGGTCGCATTTATCAGCTACTATCCTTCTTATTTCTTTTTCGGCGACCGGTCGAGCATCCCGTTTTCGCCCGTGTTGATGTACTTGACGCCGATAGTGGCGCTGCTTCTGGTCTTGATCACCTATTATGTCTGGAAAAAAGGGTTGGACGTCTATAAGGGAGCGGGTACATAAATGGATATTATCGTCGCGAAGAACCTGGTTCGGCAGTTTCATTCCAAACCTAAGCCGACAGGCTCATTCAAGCTGCTTAAAGCCATCTTCTCCTTTCAAAAGGAGACGAAGAACGTCGTCAACAATGTGACGTTTACCGTACGCAAAGGGGATATCGTCGGTTACATCGGTCCGAACGGGGCGGGAAAGTCGACGACGATCAAGATGCTTTCAGGCGTGCTTGTGCCGACCTCCGGAACCGTTCATGTCAACGGAATGGAGCCGCACAAGAACCGCAAGCAGCACGCCAGGCATATCGGCGTCGTGTTCGGACAGCGCACCCAGCTGTGGTGGGATCTGCCGCTCATCGAATCGTTCAAGCTGCTCGGTAAAATTTATGACGTTCCGAAAGAGCGCTTTGAGCGCAATCTGGAGATGTTCACCGACATTCTCGACATGTCGTCTTTTCTCAAGACGCCGGTCCGGCAATTAAGCCTGGGACAACGAATGCGCGGGGACATTGCCGCAGCCCTGCTGCATGAGCCGGAAATTTTGTTTCTTGACGAGCCGACGATCGGTCTTGATATTATGGCGAAGGAGAAAATCCAAACCTTTCTGCAGCAGATCAACAAAGAGAAAGAGATTACGATCATCTTAACGACTCACAACCTGGATGATATCGAAAAATTGTGCCGCAGAGTAATCTTCATCGACAAAGGAAAAGTGCTGTTCGACGGCGGCACGGAGGAACTGGCGGCGGAGTTCGAAGGCCATCGCTACCTCGTCGTTGATGCGCCGAATTGGGATGAAGCCGCCTGGAGCGGGCCGCCCGTCGAACGGAGGGAAAATAACCAGCTGTTCTTCCGGATCGAAGACGACAAGCAGGTCGCCCCGATGATCAAGCAGCTCACCGACCTGCTCGACATCCACAACCTGACCGTCCAGGAGCCGAAGATTGATGATGTAATCAAGCAATTGTATAAAAGAATCGAGCAATAACCGGAAAACCGGAATCCCTTTCTTGCCAAGGGGTTTGGGCCTTTTTTTGGACAGGGGCTCGAAACAGGCCGTTGATTCACAGAACCGGTAATGTTACGATAGCTAACATGACTGGAAAGATAGAGGAATCTATGGGACTGAATTGCGAATCAATAATAGGAGATAGAGATTAATTGGAGGTGAAGGAGGCCGGATGTCGGCATACTACTATCTAGCAAAAATGCGGGTGCTTGCGACATTAGCATACCGCTTTGAAGTATTCGTCTCGATCGGCACGAATGTAATGATGATGCTTGCAACGTTGTTTCTGTGGAAGACAGCGTTTCAAGGAGTTTCGTCCAGCATTTTAAATGAACAGCAAATGCTCGCGTTCACGCTCATCTCGGTCGTTTTGTCATCGATGTTCGTATGCAACGTAGCCAATAAAATCAACCAGCAAATCCGCGAAGGCGATATCGCTCTCGATCTCGTCAAGCCGGTCAGCCTGCTCATGTGCTATCTCGCCGAAGACATTGGCAGTTCCATCAGTTCGCTTGTGAACAAAGCATTGCCGATGTTTCTTATGCTTGCGGTGTTGTTTCGCGTACCGCTTCCAGTCAGTCCCGCTGCTGCGCTTCTGTTTCTGGCAAGCGTGCTGCTGAGCTACGCCATTCTGTGGCTGCTTAGCGCACTTGTCGGTTTGACCGCGTTTTGGGTTACGGAGCTTGGGCCGCTTGAAGTGGTTAAAGATGCGATCGTCCGTATTTTGTCCGGCAGCCTGATCCCGCTGTGGTATTTTCCGGGTTGGGTGCAGCATGTGCTCGCTTTCACACCGTTTCCGTATACATACCAGTCGCCGCTCGGCATTTATGTAGGGAAAATCGATTCGCTCGCCGCGCTGCAATCAATGGGGATACAGGCTGTATGGATCCTTATTTTGGGTTTGACCGTACATCGGGTATGGATCCGTGCCAAGCGTTCGACGATGGTACAGGGCGGTTAGTCATTGTTTGGAAGGGATGAAACCGGCATGTTCGAAATGGTTAGACATCACGCTGTCGTCGCAGCTTTTTCACTAAGAATGGCGATTCAGCGGCAGCTTGAATACCCGCTGTTTATGTGCAGTTGGTTCATCATGAATCCGATTCAATGGTTTTCCGGTATCTGGATATTGCAGATTATCTCGACGCAATTCGCATCGTTAAACGGGTGGGACTTTTCTGAGCTGACCTTCCTTTATGGACTCGGGCTGCTTACCCACGGACTGTTCGTCGCGCTGTTTATTCAAACGTGGCATATTGAGTCGCTCGTGCAGCGCGGCGGCTTCGACCGGATGCTGCTGCGGCCGATGAGTGTATTGTTTCAATTTCTCGTATCGAACTTCAACTTTATCGGGCTGACCGATCTGCTTCCCGGTGTTATCATTTTTGCGATTGGATGCTCGAAGGTGCATTTTGCGTGGACAGTGCCAAACGTGATCATGCTTCTCCTCGTACTAGCTGGAGGAACGTTAATTCGAGCTTCTCTATTTATGCTGATGGGCAGCGTCGCATTTTGGACGAACGCGTCGCGCTCACTGACCAATCTTACGATGATACTGCTGGATCGGACGACTGTATATCCGTTCACGATATATCCTCGTGCGTTCCAGATGCTGCTCACATTCGCGATTCCGATTGGCTTTATCAGCTTCTATCCGGCTGAGGAGTTTCTTGGTCAGCCTCAGTCGATTTCGCTGCCGTTCGGCCTCGCCGTGTGGACGCCGATTGTCGGCGTGTTGATGTTTGCGTTCGCGCAGATCGTGTTCCGCCTCGGATTGAAGCGTTATGAAAGTGCCGGCTCTTAAGACATGGGAGGAGACAAACGACGATGGCTCTAATCGAAGTGCGCGATTTGGTAAAGGAATATGTACTTACGACGAAAAAAACCGGGCTGCGCGGTTCGTTGCAAAGCTTGTTCTTTCCGGACAAACGCAGGGTGCACGGAGTGGACGGCATCAGCTTTGATATTGAGTCGGGTGAGATTGTCGGGTATATTGGCCCGAACGGGGCAGGGAAATCGACCACGATCAAAATGCTGACCGGCATCTTGCACCCGACGTCCGGCACGATCCGGATTAACGGCATTTCGCCGCAGAAGGATCGGAAAGCGGTCGTCTCGCAGCTCGGCGTCGTGTTCGGTCAACGGACACAATTATACTGGGATTTGCGGCTCGGAGAATCGTTTGAGTTATTGAAGCGGATTTACCGGATCGATGATGAGACGTTCCGGATGAATTTGAACACGATGGCCGATGTCCTCGGTATCGACAAGCTTGTCGATACACCGGTTCGCCAACTGTCGCTCGGACAGCGCATGAAGGGTGATCTGGCCGCTGCGGTTTTGCATTCACCGTCGATTCTATTCCTGGACGAACCAACCATCGGGCTTGATGTGGAATCGAAGCATGCGGTGCGCGATTTCATCCGCGAGATCAACCGTCAGCGCGGGACGACGGTCGTCCTGACCACGCACGATCTCGACGATGTAGAGCAGTTGTGTGAGCGGTTAATCGTCGTATCGGGCGGCAAAGTCGTCGAAGACGGCCCGCTGCGCACCATCGTTGGCAGGCTGGCTCCGTTTCGCGTTTTGGAGCTTCAGTTGGAGCGGGCCGCAGCGAATTTGCAGCATTCGAAGGCGGAGATTTTGCGTCAAGACGGGCTGCGAGTGTCGTACCGGTTCGACCGTAACCTCGTGACCGCGGCCGAGTTGATTGCCGATCTGTCACAGCGGTTGCCGATTCAAGATTTGAAAGTGAAGGAGCCGGACATCGAAGATGCGATCCGCGAATTGTATCGCGGAAACGTGGCGTATGGATGACATCATTAATCATTAAGTATGTTAATGTAAATCCACATCCCCACGAGGGTGTGGATTTTGCTATTTTTTCACCATTACATGAAAAAAAGACACCCGATAACCAGGTGCCTTTAGCATTACAGTAATTACCCTCTGCGAATTTGACCGCGAATTTCTCCGTCCGGATTCTGAATCGTGTGTACATTTACATAAGCGTTGCCTCTTCGAATCTCGCGGACTAGATCGGAGATCGTTCTTCCGCTCAATGGACCGACAAGATCCCGGCTGGTCAATACCCCGCGCACAACTCCCCTTCTGGTAGAGATGCCGAACTTGGAGGGACCGAATAAAAAAGCGACGATCGGGCCGTTTTGACCTGGACGTCCAAGATGAATATGGGCTTGAGTCATACGGGTAATATTGCGGACAACGAGCTGAAAACTCAGTCTAGTGCCGCTATCGTTCAGTTGAAAGACGGCATTTCCGGTTGCCACTGTCCGAACAGGGGGCACCTCATTGCGTCCCGATAAAATAGCCCTGAATGTTCTCATTTTATTTGCACTCCTTTAAATGTGGATAGGGTACAATATTCCACTACCTCATGAACGGAATGTGCAGTTACCCAAGGCTTGTTTATTTTGGGGTCAAATGGATGTATTCGAACAGGCGGGGAACCCTATGGTTTTGTTGTTTCGAAGAAAAAGCAGCAATCGCAGAGGTTCTCTGTGACGACTGCTTTTTCATAGATTCAGCATCAAAAGTCCGGGAAATTAATTTCCTTTACAACGTTAATTTGCTTTATAATTAAACATAAATGATATTAATTAATCTCATCATATTCAATAATTACATTTTATGAAAAGGGCGAACCGCATGGAAGAAAAGGACTGGCTGATCCTGAAAACCGTTTATCAGAAAAAGAATATTACAAAGGCTGCGGAACAGCTTTATATCTCTCAGCCTGCACTGACTTACCGAATCCAGCAGCTGGAGAAGGAATTCGGCGCCAAGATCGTTTCCCGGGGTAAAACCGGTGTGGAATTCACTCCTCAAGGCGAATGTCTGGTCAACTATGCCGAGCAAATGCTGCATGAGCTGAGAAAGACCAAGGAACGAATCTTGAACATGAACGATCAGGTCGTAGGCACGCTGCGGCTCGGCGTTTCCGGGAGCTATGCCCGGTACTACCTTCCAACTTTGCTCAAAAGCTTCGTCAGCCAGCACAACGGAGTCGAGATTAATGTGAGAACAGGCTGGAGCTCTCAAGTTTTGTCTCATGTCCAAAAAGAAGAAGTGCATATCGGCATTTTGCGAGGAAGCCATAGCTGGTCCGAGCAATCGCTGCCGCTGACTCGAGAGCCTCTTTGCCTTATAGCTAAAGAACCGATCGATCTCAATGCTCTTCCAAGTCTTCCGAAGATCAATTACGTCATTAACGATCCCCGCTTGAGGCAGGACATCGAGAAGTGGTGGCTGGAAAGGTTCTCCTCGCCGCCTCTTATTACGATGGAGGTCGACAGCATCGAAACTTGCGTTGAGCTGGTGAGCAATGGACTGGGCTATGGAATCGTCCCCAGTATCAGCCTGCAAAACCACAAATCGTTATTTGTTCAGAATCTTCAGACAAAGGACGGTGGACAGATCATAAGAGAAACGCTGCTCGTGTACCGCAACACTTCCCTGGAGCTTTCCGTTGTCAAAGCATTTGTCGATTTTATCAAGAGTAATCTTGAGAATGCTGTCGGTTGAAGGGCTTGCTGAATATTCTTTTTAACACAATCGGTACTATGAACAAGACGAAAAATACCCGAAACAGCTGGTAAGCCGCAACCTTGGAGACGTCGGCATGAATGGCTGCGGCAGTGACGCCCATTTCCGGAAGGCCGCCCGGTGCGATGCTCAGAAACGCCGTCACAAAGCTGATAGGCTGGGTCAAGCTCAGTACATATGAGATCGCGAGCGTCATGCCCACAAGCAAAATGCTTCCGGCAAGACTGTACGGCAGGAGGCGGCGCCAGCCGCTTAACGCCTTAAGCTTGATGCCCTGCCCGAGATAAATGCCGATGCACAATTGAGCGATGATGATAATAAGCTGCGGCAGGTGCGGAAATTCAATACCTGACGCCGAGAAAACGGCGGAGGCAATAAGCGGTCCAATCAGCCAAGGATTCGGAAATTTGAAGCGTACGGCGAAAATGGCCGATAGGCCAACCAGCACGACGGCAGCCGCTATCATGAGCCACGATGGATCGGCGGCCGGCAAGCCGGCAAGTGTCTGGGACTGGGCAAGATTGTCCGCTGCGTCCGCATCGGCCAGCCCGTGTACCGCGAGGAAAGGTACCATGAACGTCACAACCAGCATCCGAATCGTCTGCATGAACGTCACGATCGTCGGTTCGGCGCCTTTAATTTCCTCGCTTAACGGAACCATTTGCGAGATGCCTCCGGGAATGCAGCCCATGATGCTGCTTGGCATGCTGATTCCGGTCTGTCTTGCGATCAAGAAGGCAAACACCAGACTGGAACCGGTCAGCAAAGCGGTAGACATGACCATCGAGGGCAGCGAAGCGGCGATTTGCCGGGCGCTCTCTGCGGTAAACGACAGCCCCATGCTGTAGCCTAACAGTATCTGTCCGCCGTTTCGGAAGCCGGTCGGCCAATACAGCTTTTTCTTGGCGGCAATTTGCCACACCAGAACGGATGTTAGCGGTCCGAGCATCCAGGCGAGCGGAAAATGCAAAAGCGCAAAGAGAAGACCTCCTGCAGAAGCAATGATAACGGATTTGATTAGCTGCAATAAGTGCGTCTTGGTAATGCCTTTCAGACTAAACATGTTGTAAACCTACTTTCACAGTACAAGTAAAATAGCGGGGCCGGAGAAGAAGGGTGCATTGCGGGCGACTGCGGGCGGCACACAGCGTGTCGCATGGTGTGGCGCCCGCATAACGGCGATCGGCCATATGGCTGTGCACCAGTGAGCGCAGGCGCTGCGAACCGGCGGATTCCAGCACGTTACGACATCGGAGTGTAGCGGCAGTGCAGCACAGTATCTCGGTAGCGGTGCACCAGTGGATACCGGCATCAGTGCACCGCCATATCCGCGCATAGCCCCGCTGCCGTCTCGATGAGGGCTTTACAAATTTAATGCGTTTACCGCGCGTTCGATCCGCACTAAAGCCTCCTTCAAGACGGCCTTGCGGCAGCCGATGTTCATGCGCAGGAAGCCTGTTCCTTCGGCGCCGAATATGGTGCCGTCATGCAACCCTACCTTGGCTCGCTCCAGCATAAATGTCCGCAGCTCCTTCTGCTCCATGCCCAGCTGCCTGCAATCCAGCCACATCAAATATGTCGCTTCCGGTTTGATGACTTTGATGTTTGGAATGTTGCGTTCGAAGTAATCCATCATAAAGCGCACGTTTTCAGCCAAATATTCGACCAGCTGATCCGCGTAATAATCACATTCGTTATAGGCCGTTTCAAAGGCAAGCGTGCCGAAAATGGTGCGTCCGTCGGCTTTGTTCGCAATGATTGTCTCATGGTAGGCTTGGCGCAGATCTTCGTTCGGAATCACGATAGCCGCTGTGCGAAGCCCCGGAGTATTGAACGTTTTGCTCGGATTCAGGCACACGATGCAGTTATTTCGGATCTCCTCGGACAAAGTTGGAAAAGGTATATGCCGATGTCCTTCGTACACGATATCGGAGTGAATTTCATCCGACACAACGATAACGCCATGCTGCAAGCACAATTCGCCGATGCGCATCAATTCTTCTCTGGTGTATACGCGCCCTACCGGATTATGCGGATTGCATAACAGCATCAATTTGGTTTGCGGGTCCTTTAGCTTTCGCTCCAGGTCCTCAAAGTCGATTTCATACCTGCCGCTATTGAGCAGCAGATTATTCTGCACTTTGGTTCTGCCGTTGTTGGCAATAATATGGTGAAAAGGGTGGTAAACCGGCGATTGGATCAACACCTTGTCCCCTTGACGGGTAAATGCCTGAATGGCGTTCACCAGTCCGGCAACTACCGCGGGGGCGTACTCGACCCAAGCGGTGTCGATATCCCAATCGAAGCGCTTTTTCAACCAGCGCTGGACGGACAAGTTAAAGTTGTCGGCGCTCGTCGTGTAGCCGTATACGCCATGAGCCGCTCTATCCACTAGCACATCGACGATCGGCTGCGCGCATTTGAAATCGGTATCGGCAATCCACATCGGAATGACGTCCGGCGGGTATAGATTGTGCTTTTTTGAATCGGTTCCTCGAAGCTCGATCACTTCATCAAAGTTATGCTTGATGTTGTTCATGGTCCAATCCCTCTTCAGTAATTTAAATAATTTTCTTAGGAAGCGGAAAGCTGGCTCAGAAATTTTTTGGTGCGCTCGTTTTGCGGGTTGGTGAAAATGTCCTCAGGCGGACCTTGCTCGATTATTTTCCCGTCGGCCATAAAGACGACCCGGTCGGCAACCTCGCGGGCGAACGACATTTCATGCGTGACGATAATCATGGTCGTATCCTTATCGGCAAGCGAACGCATGACGTTAAGCACTTCGCCGACCAGCTCCGGGTCCAGGGCGGAGGTTGGTTCATCGAACAAAATGACATAAGGCTCGACGGCAAGCGCGCGGGCGATTCCAACCCGTTGCTGCTGTCCGCCGGATAACATCGAGGGGTAATTATCGAATTTTCCGGATAACCCGACCATCTCCAGCAGGCGCTCGCCAATCACCTTTGCCTCGCGCTCCTTCATTTTTTTGGCGACAAGGAGCGATTCGATCACATTTTGCAAAGCGGTTTTGTTTTTGAACAAGTTATAGTTTTGGAATACCATGGCGCTCTTTTGTCTCAGCCGGTACATATCCTTCTTGGCCAGCTCCCGCATATTCACCACGACATCGTCGATGACAACCGTTCCTTCCTCGGGCACTTCCAACAAATTCAAGCATCTCAGCAGCGTCGATTTTCCCGATCCGGAAGGACCTATTATCGCAACGACCTCCCCTTTGTTAATTTCCAAATCAATATGATGCAGCACCTGGAGATCATTAAATTTCTTTTGCAAGCCGCTCACTTTAATCACGGGAGGTTCCTCCTAACGGTAAGGTTTGCTTAATTTGACTTCGATCTTGGATTGAATCATCGTAAAAATCACGGTAATGACCCAGTAAACAAGAGCGACCGCCAAAAAGCTTTCGAAAAATTTATACGTGGCTGCGGCGGACATTTTGGCTTGGGCAAAAATTTCGGCTACACCTACGGTGAAG carries:
- a CDS encoding ABC transporter permease; this translates as MRKYAAYTVTTLKNTQVYKFDLLLRVINSFILVIAFREVWKAIYANGDGLAVSTGVTSQEMQTYAMLAVILFAIIPPSNAYEISDKVRDGSIVFDMQKPWDFQLMYLARAAGSFLFGILYIIIPQIIAIFLFFHIDYPTGLQAVAFVVSVLLAFLLSFLINFIVNMTAILFTEIWGIEVFKSVVTDICSGAMVPLWFFPAAVGRVLEWLPFQGIFNIPLSLFIGKIAGSAIWEQIAFQAGWCLILLLFSRLLLAWIERRLVISGG
- a CDS encoding ABC transporter permease; this translates as MIGKYIKLYVEIQSANLRSRMAYPLNFVIGVLSITFLGLSFILVSWVITQKVPIINGWGTYELIFMTSLWRTTHGIFVALFVQVWWLDSLIRGGEFDRYLVRPLNPMFSFATHSIQIYGFGDMLAGIIGLAISMGHIPGWTLGKIAYLLVLVISGAAIEWSLQMLIGCIVFWTLQGGAMRHILDLLLAQFTRFPLSVYNGGLQVLLTFILPVAFISYYPSYFFFGDRSSIPFSPVLMYLTPIVALLLVLITYYVWKKGLDVYKGAGT
- a CDS encoding ABC transporter ATP-binding protein, coding for MDIIVAKNLVRQFHSKPKPTGSFKLLKAIFSFQKETKNVVNNVTFTVRKGDIVGYIGPNGAGKSTTIKMLSGVLVPTSGTVHVNGMEPHKNRKQHARHIGVVFGQRTQLWWDLPLIESFKLLGKIYDVPKERFERNLEMFTDILDMSSFLKTPVRQLSLGQRMRGDIAAALLHEPEILFLDEPTIGLDIMAKEKIQTFLQQINKEKEITIILTTHNLDDIEKLCRRVIFIDKGKVLFDGGTEELAAEFEGHRYLVVDAPNWDEAAWSGPPVERRENNQLFFRIEDDKQVAPMIKQLTDLLDIHNLTVQEPKIDDVIKQLYKRIEQ
- a CDS encoding ABC transporter permease, producing MSAYYYLAKMRVLATLAYRFEVFVSIGTNVMMMLATLFLWKTAFQGVSSSILNEQQMLAFTLISVVLSSMFVCNVANKINQQIREGDIALDLVKPVSLLMCYLAEDIGSSISSLVNKALPMFLMLAVLFRVPLPVSPAAALLFLASVLLSYAILWLLSALVGLTAFWVTELGPLEVVKDAIVRILSGSLIPLWYFPGWVQHVLAFTPFPYTYQSPLGIYVGKIDSLAALQSMGIQAVWILILGLTVHRVWIRAKRSTMVQGG
- a CDS encoding ABC transporter permease, yielding MFEMVRHHAVVAAFSLRMAIQRQLEYPLFMCSWFIMNPIQWFSGIWILQIISTQFASLNGWDFSELTFLYGLGLLTHGLFVALFIQTWHIESLVQRGGFDRMLLRPMSVLFQFLVSNFNFIGLTDLLPGVIIFAIGCSKVHFAWTVPNVIMLLLVLAGGTLIRASLFMLMGSVAFWTNASRSLTNLTMILLDRTTVYPFTIYPRAFQMLLTFAIPIGFISFYPAEEFLGQPQSISLPFGLAVWTPIVGVLMFAFAQIVFRLGLKRYESAGS
- a CDS encoding ABC transporter ATP-binding protein: MALIEVRDLVKEYVLTTKKTGLRGSLQSLFFPDKRRVHGVDGISFDIESGEIVGYIGPNGAGKSTTIKMLTGILHPTSGTIRINGISPQKDRKAVVSQLGVVFGQRTQLYWDLRLGESFELLKRIYRIDDETFRMNLNTMADVLGIDKLVDTPVRQLSLGQRMKGDLAAAVLHSPSILFLDEPTIGLDVESKHAVRDFIREINRQRGTTVVLTTHDLDDVEQLCERLIVVSGGKVVEDGPLRTIVGRLAPFRVLELQLERAAANLQHSKAEILRQDGLRVSYRFDRNLVTAAELIADLSQRLPIQDLKVKEPDIEDAIRELYRGNVAYG
- a CDS encoding CHRD domain-containing protein encodes the protein MRTFRAILSGRNEVPPVRTVATGNAVFQLNDSGTRLSFQLVVRNITRMTQAHIHLGRPGQNGPIVAFLFGPSKFGISTRRGVVRGVLTSRDLVGPLSGRTISDLVREIRRGNAYVNVHTIQNPDGEIRGQIRRG
- a CDS encoding LysR family transcriptional regulator, giving the protein MEEKDWLILKTVYQKKNITKAAEQLYISQPALTYRIQQLEKEFGAKIVSRGKTGVEFTPQGECLVNYAEQMLHELRKTKERILNMNDQVVGTLRLGVSGSYARYYLPTLLKSFVSQHNGVEINVRTGWSSQVLSHVQKEEVHIGILRGSHSWSEQSLPLTREPLCLIAKEPIDLNALPSLPKINYVINDPRLRQDIEKWWLERFSSPPLITMEVDSIETCVELVSNGLGYGIVPSISLQNHKSLFVQNLQTKDGGQIIRETLLVYRNTSLELSVVKAFVDFIKSNLENAVG
- a CDS encoding AbrB family transcriptional regulator; this encodes MFSLKGITKTHLLQLIKSVIIASAGGLLFALLHFPLAWMLGPLTSVLVWQIAAKKKLYWPTGFRNGGQILLGYSMGLSFTAESARQIAASLPSMVMSTALLTGSSLVFAFLIARQTGISMPSSIMGCIPGGISQMVPLSEEIKGAEPTIVTFMQTIRMLVVTFMVPFLAVHGLADADAADNLAQSQTLAGLPAADPSWLMIAAAVVLVGLSAIFAVRFKFPNPWLIGPLIASAVFSASGIEFPHLPQLIIIIAQLCIGIYLGQGIKLKALSGWRRLLPYSLAGSILLVGMTLAISYVLSLTQPISFVTAFLSIAPGGLPEMGVTAAAIHADVSKVAAYQLFRVFFVLFIVPIVLKRIFSKPFNRQHSQDYS
- a CDS encoding MalY/PatB family protein, which produces MNNIKHNFDEVIELRGTDSKKHNLYPPDVIPMWIADTDFKCAQPIVDVLVDRAAHGVYGYTTSADNFNLSVQRWLKKRFDWDIDTAWVEYAPAVVAGLVNAIQAFTRQGDKVLIQSPVYHPFHHIIANNGRTKVQNNLLLNSGRYEIDFEDLERKLKDPQTKLMLLCNPHNPVGRVYTREELMRIGELCLQHGVIVVSDEIHSDIVYEGHRHIPFPTLSEEIRNNCIVCLNPSKTFNTPGLRTAAIVIPNEDLRQAYHETIIANKADGRTIFGTLAFETAYNECDYYADQLVEYLAENVRFMMDYFERNIPNIKVIKPEATYLMWLDCRQLGMEQKELRTFMLERAKVGLHDGTIFGAEGTGFLRMNIGCRKAVLKEALVRIERAVNALNL
- a CDS encoding amino acid ABC transporter ATP-binding protein translates to MIKVSGLQKKFNDLQVLHHIDLEINKGEVVAIIGPSGSGKSTLLRCLNLLEVPEEGTVVIDDVVVNMRELAKKDMYRLRQKSAMVFQNYNLFKNKTALQNVIESLLVAKKMKEREAKVIGERLLEMVGLSGKFDNYPSMLSGGQQQRVGIARALAVEPYVILFDEPTSALDPELVGEVLNVMRSLADKDTTMIIVTHEMSFAREVADRVVFMADGKIIEQGPPEDIFTNPQNERTKKFLSQLSAS